The DNA window AAGACCATGTAAAATTGCATGACGTCGTGCGAGATGTTTGCTTGAAAATTGCATCAGAAGGTGAGCATGTATTTTTGGTAAGGAATGTTGGAGGAGAAGAAAGGCACCCGAAACCTGATTCATTTGGTCGTTATACAGCTGTTTCGCTGACATGGAAGGGCAATTCTAATGGACCATTTCCATTGGGAGAGGAATGTCCAAAGCTTAGGCTGCTGCGTTTGGTCTTCCAGTCAGGCAAAATGATCAGCCTATCACAAGATtcttttgcagggatggaagaTCTCAGGGTCATGGAGTTTAACAAATTACAGATTGAATTTTCACCATCAGATCCTGGCCAAATGTTGATGAGCCTTCAGACATTGTGCCTGGATTATTGTGAGTTAGGGATTGGAACGTCGTCAATGATTGGATACATAACGCAATTGGAGATTTTGAGCTTCTTTGGGTCCAGACTTCAGGATAATCAGTTTCCAACCGAAATTGCTCATCTGAGTAATTTAAAGGTGTTGGATTTGAGGGTTGAAAGTAGCCGCCACCCGTTGTCTCTTGGTATCTTGTCAAGCTTGAAAAAGCTAGAAGAATTGTATATGGGATTTCATCGTCCATTACGGCTAGGGAGAAATGCAGAAGAAGAAAGAGGGTGCATTAAAGAGATCACATCACTCGCTTGCCTTGAATGTCTCCAAATTAATTTACATGGCATTGACGACCTGCTTCTATTATTACACGAATTCCCTGTTGAGAGGTTGTCAAGATTTAACATTATTTGCAAACAAACTCGGAGAAAAAATGGTGGAGACTATCAATTTCGGAGGAATTTCAAACTTTATTTGCGTGACGAGACAAATTCCAAACTAGCATTGTATCCTGCAGTTACTAGCATAGTCAGGAGAACTGAGGATCTTACTTTGGATCTTGGGTTCTTGTTTCGCTCGGGGAATTTTGTGAATGACTTAGATGAAAGTGGATTTGTCAATTTGAAAAGGCTCAAATTGAAGTCGGGTTCATGGGAATGCCTTATTGATTCCACCACCAACCTAGCTCCTCGACCTGTTTTTGAAAATCTGGTGTTCATGGGATTAACATCTGGCAAATTGGAAGAAATATGTAATGGAAATCTTCCACCTCGTTGCTTCAGCCAACTTCAAGAGATGAAATTCCAGAGAATAAATTTTATTGAGTACTTGTGGAAGGGGCCAATTGAACCTCCGTCACTTTGCAATCTCAGAGTTATTGAGGTATCTAACTGTCAGCGAATTACAACTCTCTTCTCACAATCAGTGTTGAAATGTCTAGTGAAACTCCAAAAGATAGTCGTATATAGTTGTGAAAATTTGGAAAGCATTGTTATGAGGGAAGAAAATATGAAGGATCAAGTGCTTGAGTTACCCCAACTCAAAGTAGTAACACTTGAATATACGGGCTTAGAGGGCTTTGGCTGCGAAGGCGATACATATTCCAGAGCTTTTCTCAACcaggtctctctctctctctgtattTCTATATGATATACTTCATGTCAAAGAAATAGTTGACCGTGAATTTAGGTGATTGCCAAAAACTCATGACTCAAGCATTTTGCTCCAAAAGTGTTAATTAAACATATATAGAAAATTGTTTTAGTAGTCATATTGATCTACTCCTTCAATATATGATCAGtataaaaaaaatgttgttTTGTGTAGAATTTTTTAGCACCCGTAGAGACCGAATGATAAATTAATGAATAAAATGTTGACGACAATATTATTTTGATAGCAAGGACTAATGCCATTGGTAAAGTTATCTTTCTTACTTGATGTCATTGGCAAAGCTAGTTTCCGTCCCTGGATGTATTAGGACTGTTCTATTATGTAACAATTAATATTGTGAATACATTTGATCGATATTTGCAATTTCTAGACATGCATTTCAAGCTTTAAGACGAAGTTAGATTGAAGAGAAATTAAACAAGCTTGCAAATGCCACACTCCAGTTGCATTTGTAATCAATTTACGTTTTAATTTTCAGGTCTCACTCCCTCGGTTGGAAATGCTAGACCTTACAAGTCCTGGTTATCGCCCAGAACAATTTGTAGGAGGTGAAATGCTTAGAGGGTCTCTTGAGAACTTAAGATCTTTGGTGCTTTCAAGTTGCTATTTTATCAGATGCATTGCGAAAGCTGATGGTGTGGCATTGTTAGAGAATCTGCAGAGCTTTTCTATGGATGATTGTCCTTCGATGGAATTACTTTTCGACCTTGAGGGTCTAAATGTTCCCATTCCATCAAAAAAGGAGCTTGAAATTCTTCCCAATCTAAAGTCACTGGAATTGAGAGGGTTAACAAGATTAACCCACATTTGGAGGAATTATCCAAAAGGGATTCGAGTATTCCAAAACTTGAGAATATTACAAGTAGAGGGGTGCAGTTTACCATGTTTGTTTTATCCACCTTGCGTGGCTGATATGCTTGCAAGTCTTGAAGAATTGAAAGTTGGTCTTTGCCCGGCTATGTATGGAGTTATAGCGGGGGAAAATGAAGAGACCAGTCAAGAAGATCATGATGCTggggaaaaaagagaaatttcATTGAGAAGAACCAACAAGGAGTTTTTGTTCCCAAAACTAAGCTTCTTAAGCTTTGTAAACCTCCAAAATCTTCAAAGCTTCAGTGGTGGTCACCACGAGGATTGTGACTTCAAATTTCCTTCACTGACCCAATTGGAAATAATGCGTTGCCCGGAGTTGAAGAATTTGTGTCCCGGAAAATTGGATGCACCATTACTTAAGAAAGTCAAAGTGGAAGAGAATGATGCTAATATTCCTCTGGATTTAAAGGTAGACATATCCTAATACAATATTTAAATTACCCATCAAACTTTGTCTCTGTACTTCACTATAGTTATGGTTGAGaatttgcatttatttaattatttgtgAGTGGGTATTTTCACAGGATAGAGAGATCATCTTTTTTACCGATTCAGAGAGAATGGGGAATAAGCAACTGTTTTGATCCTTTGGCTGTTCACGGCCTAGCCGTACCGGTCGTCCTTTTTCTACTATCAATCTCAGTAATGCAATTCATCCAATGATAGACCTACAATCGGACCATGGAGGTATGATACAATCAAACCCTAAGGAACAAAACGCTGAATTGAGTCATACTTGTGTATGGTCCATAAATGGAGTTGTTCCTGTGGATATTAAAGTACACAGTTTTCATATGCTTGCAAAATCaactctcttttcttttccttactTTAAATTTTATCTCCATCATTTTTTTTGGTGGTGGGGATGGAGTATGGAGGTTTAATTCTCAATGCGCATGCTTTTTATCTATGTGAGTGGATCAATGAATAGTGTTACATGACAAAAAACATTGGCCTATATAATCCaatttttcttatcttttgaAATTTATAATTAAGATCACCTTTCCACGTAAAAGTAGTCTTTCCCTTTATATACGATAGCACTAATGATAGAAGGAGATAATGTGATCCTTCTTCTTCAATTCATCTGCAGAAAGGGCATTCGTTTCCTATTCCTTATTTCATTAGATGAGATGTCACTTCTAAGCCTTATGCACGCTTACATGTAGAGGTATGATTTGATTTGTCCAAATGCTTAGTTAAGCCGTAAACATATTTTGACCTCAGATAAGCACTTAATTGTATTACATACTTTCATTGAACCATATATAGATTGGTTCGGATTTGTGCTAGGTTACATACAAATAAATGATATCTAGTTGGCGTTCTGGAATTTGTATTGTTTGTGATCTTATCAACTTCTTTGATTTAAATTTTAGTATATTGGAGTAAAACTATTGCTTTTGAATCCTACTCTTCTTTTGGTCTTGGTTGTATTTTTAGCACTCTAcatatttcttttgaaattttctttgtttttatttgtttgaaaaGTAGTCCTAATAAGTGTGCATTTTGAGTAATTTAAGTGTactttattagttagttttggtgtgtgttACTTATTTtcatagctaattaactaggattcAAGTGAAGTTGACATTTTGTGGTCCAAGTGTAACAAATTACATTtctatggattaaagtggtgaaaatttcatatttttataggtttcaatgattcaatcatcaaatggagtgaattgagaagatatttggatgattgttgatgatttgaagtgatttagaGAGAATATGTAgtgcaaaatattcaaaaaatgaaatgcaatcaagtatGACACCTATTGGTATTTACCTATAACTTGAACTACAAGcatcagattgaggtgattcttgagtCATTTTGAATCTAACAGATAGCTCTACATTCTTATGAACATCGAAATTCAGTTCATGAGTTTTActagtcaaaaagtcaaaatacagttggccatttttgttgtcaaaagctGAAATAGTGGATTGACTGGTCAAgagtattttgatcattttttagTTTACAAagctccaaattagatgattcttgaagaattgaaaatataactcaaagggttacaacttttatattttgcaAAAGAGCTAGTTTAGcctccatcatcaagaaaatattaatTGAAATTGGTGCAAAAACAGAGTAAAGTTGAAGACTGACCAGAAAAGAGCAAACTTGCAGGAGAGGCAAAACGCACCCACAATGCGCGACCTCATGGGTGCATATTTTTCAATCGATTCTGCAACTTGAACAACAACTTTCTCAGttttcacacaactttttcAGCTCATTTGCAGATCAATCTTGGCTGGTTTCTGCAGAAGTAAAATTGGAAACTTGAAGAAGTAACTTTTGATGACTATTAGAGCCAACTAGAACCAACTTTAACATAATTGATTGGAGCTTGATTCATCTATAAATAGTGGCTTTGGAgaacatttcatataactttggaaggctagaaacACTGCagaaaatgtagtcttcactagtttcccttagttcattagtataatattagttagtgtagtttatcgttcttgtacttgtagctagatttggatgaagaattaaGGAACAAGATAGAGAGTTTGGAATTCATGTTGTGATGAGGGTGACTTCTCttctatcactttctcttttatATTGAGTTCATATTTAGCTAAAATACAAGTATGGCCTTTTTTTCATTCTCTTCATGTTTTGCTAAAGTTTATACTTAAAGTTATAGATGAACTTTTTATGTCTTGTAagtgatatttacttggttaattgataatattatttTGATCAAGTTATTTAACGcttttgcttatctaatcatgattaactggctattaattgtgataatcttaaggtgttaagtttacaataagaattggaatttaacactagtttaaGAAATTACTAAATCTAGATAGTGCACTCATGAGAGTAAAGATACACCTTTACAGTTTTAGTGGCTTGTTTCATGTgattttatagaaaaaatgagtttgtagttaatttcataaccacgagagcaGGTATGacttagttacaagtatagttgattaaTTATGAGAGTATGTTTCacatatattaaaaaattattccaTAATTAGCCAAGATAATAATATTCAACTAACCGataatttcatttgcaagagCAATAAGGAATTTCGTAGTCCTAGGAgtttctattgttatttttatacTTTTATTTCATGCTCTTAATGTAGATTTCATCTCTTgcatttgtggtagtctaaataataaaggagtttgaaaattaTCGGTAATTGATAATTTTTCCTGTGGGATCGATATCTAATATCCTGTACTCGATAAATGATCCGTATACTTTTAGAAAATAGGGTATTTAggttttattaaaatttggtgcATGATAGAACGTCGTCAAGTCCCACTGTGgatattcatttatttactttacgaTCTTTATAACTAAGCTTTCAAAAGCTTTCAACCTCTTCAAATctctaaaattgaaattttaatgtaggaattggaaacaaaaaattaaattgaaGAAGCAAGAGTAAACTAGAGCTACAAGTGAGTTgtaaattgattttggaattcCAATGTCTAACCATGTACATATATTTTGGACATCATAAGTCATGTCAAAGTTGTAATATTCAtgccttattttttttaatgttgtaGGAATCAGCAAGTTAAGCAAGTAATATGGTCCGCTTACTATAGACTTGATTGATGGATTGGGATGCTGGACATGGATGGAAATCTTAGCAGTGGTAAAATATGTCTTGAATTTATATAAGCATATTTTgcttattttgttttttacttttaaattataaaagtatTTTATGTGTTGTATTATGCCGTTAGGATTGGACTTAGTAATTGTAATACGCAATCATGTGAAATGCCTTTCACAATGTACTTTATCTGCAGTCACAATATATATTTTCTACAATAAATTATGCCTTTGTATATTTGGGTGCCAAAAAAATATCCTTGATAAAAGTCTTCTATCAAAGCCCTTACAAAGGAGTGACATTCAAGAACTATAAGGCATTTACACATTCATTTTTAACTCTTTTGACAACTTTTTCCTTGTTTAATAAAGTTTGCATTTTTCATACATACTTTGTTTAGTGTGAATTTAATTGTTATAGTGATAAATTTAATAACTTTGCTAGATATTGAATATGGATTGCTACGTCTTCTGTATTTCATTTAGAACAATTTTGTAGTCTTAGATTTAGAATCATTAGAAAAGTTTATTAACTATATCAAAGAGTACTTGTTAATTTTTTGGGTATACATTGCAGTATTTGATGAATATTATCATATTTCAATAAATTTATGtacaaaagtttttaaaaattagtatgGTAGTTGAATATTTGGAAAGCAATACTTTTATGGAATAAATATGTTACAATACTTGCAATCTGACCCATGCTATCCAAAcgtttatattttaaattagaacaatagaggaaaaaaaaggagaagaataTCATTTTAGTGTTAACTTATGTGAAAATGCATTGTTTTAGTAAAAACAaagtaaaaaaattgaaaagaaaaagctaAAGAGTCCTAAAAAGAAGTAAAATTTAGTATCAATTTCTAACCTAATGTGgtatttaaataaaatcaaaggaaaaaatatAGTCTAAAAATCATgcataaataaatattaaaggGTAGAAGAACATTATTGTAGAAAtacaaatttattttctaattagTGATAGGTTAACATATCAAGATCAAGCGAAAATAAcctaaaaataagaaaaatgcaatAAATGTCACACAAGGTATGAATCTAAAGGAAAACAATTTAAAGGGTCTAGAATTGGACTAACCTAtttttacaagtcttcacaaGAGTTGGACAAGTGAGAAATCGAAAAAaaaggccacaactagcattggactagtgtagtgacatcatgcatttattataaataaataatcatataaaacataattaaaacaaataaacacataaaacacatagagcacgcaacacataagcataatatttagatgcaaaGACCCTAAACAAACGAATAAACAtataagcacacaagcaaagAAACGCACataaagacctaactattacatttggggtcTTAACTATAATCTAAGGGgggaatttaaaaaataataatctaactattacattcatctaactaattatattttttggcaaaaataaaatctatctattacaatttggcatttaaatgcctcccaaataatcatcaaaattaaattaaaataaaataaaataaatgaaaacataaaaatgaataaaaatgagtaaataaaagaaaaggcactcaaaacatgtaatcacacaCACAAAAATACATAGGAGCATAtgaaagaatttaaaataataatagaaggTACTTCCCTTGAAGTAGTGGTTAAAtgaagttggatttgccttatGTAtgctccaaaatcaacaaatagtcaatgcaccaatttaattaataattaaaaagaaagTGTAAATATATGAAAAATTCACTTTATTACTATAAAGAAATATAAATGAACATAAAATCCCTAAAATTTACTgattaaatgcatttaaatgagGCATGAtcaacaattaaagaagatagACAAATTATACTTAGAAATCAAGCTGTTAGGGATCCGAttataaaaattgaaaagttttgaggtcaaattataattattataaagaTTAGGGGTCAAATACAAATAAAAGgtaaagtttagggaccaaagTGTAAGGGCAACAGTAGAATTACTCAGAAGATCAAGAACTTAACTGCAAAATTCGTTTTAGCCATCGAGTCcctttttatttaatttctgGGCCTAAACTCCCGTGGCCCAACGAAAAATCCAGAGAAAAGATGGACTGGCCCGCTCATTTTTTCCAACCAAGAAACTTTAAGCTCTATGCAAAacccaaggaaaagaaaagtctTGGCCCAAGAAATTTGTAGCCCATAACACATATATCTGACATTTTTGGCCCAATTCTGATCAAATCAAATAGAACAAGCAAGAGAAAAATGGAGGAAAAGTagagagaagaaaaggagaacAATTCGGCAGGTTTGCAGTTTCCGGTGGCAGGTTTGCAGTTTCCGATGACCCACCGGAAACTGCAAAAATTGCATCCAAACTGGTTAGAATTCCGTCGGAATCGTGTTTTTGCAATATTTTAAGCATGGACCTTTGCCTCTGCATACACATGAAGCTTATACCATTGTGGAATTAAATGAACATCAAATAGAGCCCAATAACCATGTAATTGCACAAAAAAGTGAAAGTCTCATGAACATAAATTTCCATAAAACATTCTCAAATCTTCTGTATCGACGTCAGACCTAATAAGGAGCGTTTAAGGGAGTATCTAAAGATGATTTTGAGCGAGGTTGAAGCCAAAAACGCGAGCAGGAGCGGATCTTGCTAAGGTTTTTGCACAAAATTGGAAATCATAAATAACACAGGGAATTATAAGGGttcaagaaaaaagagaaacaaaaattAGGAGTAAACGTACTTGCAGAAGGGAAAACTGCAAAATATTAATTCTTAAGCTAAAGTACCTTATGGCAAAATAAATAAGAGCAGAAGTAAAAGGTAGAAAGGTATAAAAATACTATAGGAAAGAAACGGAAAAAATGTTCAACAATTTAAAAAtcacaaagaaaaggaagggcGACAACTCAGAAAGCTAGttaaaagagagaaagaaaaaatatgCATACAGAACACAACATGCATGGAAAAGTTCATCATAAGCAAAAAGCATGGACACAGAAAAAAGTGAGACAAAGGAGAGATAAATTAAGATGGTAACTCACCAGTAAGAGAAAGG is part of the Coffea eugenioides isolate CCC68of chromosome 6, Ceug_1.0, whole genome shotgun sequence genome and encodes:
- the LOC113773925 gene encoding disease resistance protein At4g27190-like, yielding MAMQDIGVSIVGKIVEKFIDPIMRQFQYLFCYRSNVETLRNGIKKLKLTKIEVQRLVDAARNNGEKIKPIVTDWLRQADGLEKEADTIFEGMENVKVNCLKIVTLPNLKSRYLIGRHAAKRGNDAEKHLRERRFDEVGYLPPLGKMPFSESTPSFEESLITRMSMKREVIEALKQDKRSLVAICGMAGVGKTFFLEQIADQVKSEKLFDGVAFATVSQNPDMRDVQNQLAEQLRIKLNPEHSGRARAEQIYTRLINSDKRNLVVLDDIWEEVDLRSLGIPIRSGECKSLTVVLTSRFSHVCRNMEAEIFEVNALPKEEAWHLFKEVAGISDDSALSDVAKQVAEECKGLPLAIVVVARAFRTNYTTPESWKLALGQLKKYTMRDLERVQDLVFSRIEWSYDRLKSVEAKSLLLFCSLFPEDYSIPVECLVRYGKGLEMFQDRETLGDMRYRVDQSISDLKGCYLLLTDSGKEDHVKLHDVVRDVCLKIASEGEHVFLVRNVGGEERHPKPDSFGRYTAVSLTWKGNSNGPFPLGEECPKLRLLRLVFQSGKMISLSQDSFAGMEDLRVMEFNKLQIEFSPSDPGQMLMSLQTLCLDYCELGIGTSSMIGYITQLEILSFFGSRLQDNQFPTEIAHLSNLKVLDLRVESSRHPLSLGILSSLKKLEELYMGFHRPLRLGRNAEEERGCIKEITSLACLECLQINLHGIDDLLLLLHEFPVERLSRFNIICKQTRRKNGGDYQFRRNFKLYLRDETNSKLALYPAVTSIVRRTEDLTLDLGFLFRSGNFVNDLDESGFVNLKRLKLKSGSWECLIDSTTNLAPRPVFENLVFMGLTSGKLEEICNGNLPPRCFSQLQEMKFQRINFIEYLWKGPIEPPSLCNLRVIEVSNCQRITTLFSQSVLKCLVKLQKIVVYSCENLESIVMREENMKDQVLELPQLKVVTLEYTGLEGFGCEGDTYSRAFLNQVSLPRLEMLDLTSPGYRPEQFVGGEMLRGSLENLRSLVLSSCYFIRCIAKADGVALLENLQSFSMDDCPSMELLFDLEGLNVPIPSKKELEILPNLKSLELRGLTRLTHIWRNYPKGIRVFQNLRILQVEGCSLPCLFYPPCVADMLASLEELKVGLCPAMYGVIAGENEETSQEDHDAGEKREISLRRTNKEFLFPKLSFLSFVNLQNLQSFSGGHHEDCDFKFPSLTQLEIMRCPELKNLCPGKLDAPLLKKVKVEENDANIPLDLKVDIS